The following are encoded in a window of Carya illinoinensis cultivar Pawnee chromosome 15, C.illinoinensisPawnee_v1, whole genome shotgun sequence genomic DNA:
- the LOC122297009 gene encoding TMV resistance protein N-like: MAEEMQGTDGRKYGFNRRSVAGVKLKRAQVVRWIKPQQGRYKLNTDGSSSPGASSASLLRDANDSRWCLDELLKILECKEMVKQFVLPLFYDVDPSHVRHQKESFGEAFSRVEYKFKADKVKLTKWKVALEKVSNLSEFEFGDRDESEFIQDIIKWVDSKMVDRTPLNVATY, from the exons ATGGCTGAGGAGATGCAGGGCACGGATGGGAGAAAATACGGATTCAATAGAAGAAGTGTGGCAGGCG TGAAGTTAAAACGTGCACAAGTGGTCAGGTGGATAAAGCCTCAGCAGGGGAGATATAAGCTCAATACAGACGGAAGCAGTAGTCCAGGTGCTTCAAGCGCGAGTCTCCTTCGAGATGCCAacg ATTCTAGATGGTGTTTAGATGAGCTATTGAAAATCCTTGAGTGTAAGGAAATGGTGAAACAATTTGTTTTACCCCTGTTTTACGATGTAGATCCGTCGCATGTACGACATCAAAAAGAGAGTTTTGGAGAAGCATTTAGTAGAGTTGAATATAAGTTCAAGGCTGATAAAGTAAAGCTTACAAAGTGGAAGGTAGCTTTAGAAAAAGTATCCAATTTGTCCGAATTCGAATTTGGGGACAG GGATGAATCAGAGTTTATTCAAGATATCATTAAATGGGTGGACTCAAAAATGGTAGATCGTACACCTCTTAATGTTGCTACGTATTGA